The following are encoded together in the Pseudoalteromonas piscicida genome:
- a CDS encoding Y-family DNA polymerase produces the protein MWLYLYFPMLQLEGMTQQTVSSDFVTPVVIIDGRKNQIVQLNNAAQQRGIKIGMGLGTACALCTQLHVLPYDDLLERQQLLEIANMLYQVSADIVIDEPNGLVLKVDSMLSLYHDLPSYWQMISQHLAQLGMSYYYGTGESTIMAKLLAREHCNVLVLTPCQKRHYLGKIGLTRTSLNSRVVELLARTGVKNVAQLEQFALSELAKRFDTELVHYVGCLFGKLKETLNYYQPAETFELTAPLLYEVEVMAWLEKPIEHLLSRLALFLQQRNLVTRTLYFTLALRDKEALEITLNSAEPEYKAANWLRLLNLKLESITLDAPVQSVSLKADVLETQHATIKDLFSTQQSAMSAQGLRAILCAKLGEQAVQGLQLTGDPRPEKASTYSREPHFTTLESKLRPTILFLKPQPLCERVNIISGPERIASGWWDGEPVLRDYFIVQNEQAQRLWVFREQNNHWYIHGVFS, from the coding sequence ATGTGGTTATATCTCTATTTTCCTATGCTGCAACTAGAGGGAATGACACAGCAAACGGTTTCCAGTGATTTTGTTACACCCGTTGTTATTATTGATGGCCGCAAAAACCAGATAGTGCAGCTGAATAATGCAGCGCAGCAGCGAGGTATAAAAATAGGAATGGGCCTTGGGACTGCTTGTGCATTGTGTACACAGCTTCATGTTTTGCCCTACGACGACCTCCTAGAAAGACAGCAGCTACTAGAAATTGCCAATATGCTGTATCAAGTAAGTGCAGATATTGTAATAGATGAGCCCAATGGCCTTGTGCTTAAAGTAGATTCTATGCTGTCGCTCTATCATGATCTACCAAGTTACTGGCAAATGATATCTCAACATTTAGCGCAACTTGGTATGAGTTACTATTATGGCACTGGTGAGTCCACAATAATGGCCAAGCTATTGGCGCGAGAGCATTGCAATGTGCTTGTGTTAACGCCGTGCCAAAAGCGTCATTACTTGGGGAAAATAGGACTAACACGTACAAGTCTAAACAGTCGGGTGGTTGAGCTGCTTGCTCGCACCGGAGTTAAAAACGTGGCGCAGTTAGAGCAGTTTGCACTCAGTGAGCTGGCCAAACGTTTTGATACTGAACTCGTACATTATGTAGGCTGCTTGTTTGGAAAGCTAAAGGAAACCCTTAACTATTACCAACCTGCGGAAACCTTTGAGCTTACAGCTCCTTTACTTTACGAAGTCGAAGTGATGGCTTGGCTAGAAAAGCCAATCGAGCATTTGCTATCGCGTTTAGCCTTGTTCCTACAGCAACGTAACTTGGTAACTCGAACGCTTTATTTTACCTTAGCACTTCGAGATAAAGAGGCTTTAGAGATCACATTAAACAGCGCGGAGCCTGAATATAAGGCGGCAAATTGGCTGCGCTTGCTAAACCTCAAGCTAGAATCCATAACCTTAGATGCACCTGTACAAAGTGTTTCACTCAAAGCTGATGTTTTAGAGACGCAGCATGCCACAATAAAAGATCTCTTCTCAACGCAGCAAAGTGCGATGTCAGCGCAAGGGCTGCGCGCTATTCTATGTGCTAAGCTCGGTGAGCAAGCTGTGCAAGGTTTACAGCTTACAGGCGATCCTCGTCCTGAAAAAGCCAGTACTTATAGTCGCGAGCCACACTTCACGACACTCGAGAGCAAATTAAGACCCACCATTTTATTTCTGAAGCCACAGCCGTTATGTGAAAGAGTCAATATTATTTCTGGTCCAGAGCGTATCGCTTCGGGGTGGTGGGATGGTGAGCCAGTCCTGCGAGACTATTTTATTGTACAAAATGAACAAGCACAGCGGTTATGGGTATTTCGAGAGCAAAATAACCATTGGTATATTCATGGAGTATTTAGTTAA